Proteins from a single region of Clostridia bacterium:
- a CDS encoding RNA polymerase sigma factor, with protein MECGVNDESIVALFWNRDESAVAEAQKQYGAYCRYIAENVLGDERDAEECVNDALLSAWNSIPPKRPENLKAYLGMLVRNASVNRRLRNNAKKRLPKSLGSLEELGEIAAFRDVDGEVGARELARLISDFVRSLGTTERNVFIRRYWYYDSIDEICKRCGFGKSKVKMMLKRTRDSLAEYLKEEADYEL; from the coding sequence ATGGAGTGCGGCGTGAACGACGAGAGCATAGTCGCTTTGTTCTGGAACAGAGATGAGAGCGCGGTCGCGGAAGCGCAAAAGCAATACGGCGCTTATTGCCGATACATAGCGGAGAACGTGCTGGGTGACGAACGCGACGCCGAGGAATGCGTCAACGACGCGCTTCTCTCCGCGTGGAACAGCATACCTCCCAAGCGTCCGGAAAACCTGAAAGCGTATCTCGGTATGCTCGTCCGCAACGCCTCGGTGAACAGGCGTCTGCGCAATAACGCGAAAAAGCGCCTGCCGAAGTCGCTCGGCTCGCTCGAGGAGCTCGGCGAGATCGCGGCTTTCCGCGACGTAGACGGGGAGGTCGGCGCCCGCGAGCTTGCGCGTCTGATCTCGGATTTCGTCCGCTCGCTCGGAACGACCGAACGAAACGTATTCATCCGGCGATACTGGTATTACGATTCGATAGACGAGATATGCAAGCGCTGCGGCTTCGGCAAGAGCAAGGTCAAGATGATGCTCAAGCGCACGCGGGATTCACTCGCTGAGTATTTGAAAGAGGAAGCGGATTATGAATTATGA